A section of the Stenotrophomonas sp. 364 genome encodes:
- the smrA gene encoding multidrug efflux ABC transporter SmrA, giving the protein MFRWFESLIPVFPPNDGRMPPRKVVPFYIHYLRPVWPVLLATLIAGLLLALVEVAMFDFLGRIVDMVAEQPGAGFFQRHANDLLWMVVITVLLRPVLVGLHNLLVNQAIVPGLSNRSRWLMHNYVVRQSLSFFQNDFAGSMANRVMQTGTSLRESAVQMVDSLWYIVVYTGTALYLFAQADWRLMIPLVLWMAAYVVIMWYFVPRAKERAWIASEARSKAMGRIVDGYTNIPTLKLFAHGGREQAYVAEAIDELAAKHRRQTRVTTGMDLTIAIVNGFLIAGTCGLALWLWNGGHISVGAITLATGLVIRIHNMSGWIMWTINGIFEDIGTVQDGITTISQPLTVQDREDATALQVTQGGVHFDHIHFHYGKTGGVIAGLNLDVKPGEKIGLVGPSGAGKSTLVNVLLRLYDLESGQIRIDGQDIASVTQESLRRQIGVVTQDTSLLHRSIRDNLLYGRPDATDAQLRAAVAKARAEAFIDTLRDGEGRQGYDAHVGERGVKLSGGQRQRIAIARVLLKDAPILVLDEATSALDSEVEAAIQDNLDELMAGKTVIAIAHRLSTIARMDRLVVMDQGRIVETGTHAELIAAGGLYARLWARQTGGFVAADA; this is encoded by the coding sequence ATGTTCCGCTGGTTCGAGTCGCTGATTCCGGTTTTTCCGCCCAACGACGGGCGCATGCCACCGCGCAAGGTCGTGCCGTTCTACATCCACTACCTGCGCCCGGTGTGGCCGGTGCTGCTGGCCACGCTGATCGCCGGGCTGCTGCTGGCGCTGGTGGAAGTGGCGATGTTCGACTTCCTCGGCCGCATCGTGGACATGGTGGCCGAACAGCCCGGTGCGGGCTTCTTCCAGCGCCATGCCAATGACCTGCTGTGGATGGTGGTCATCACCGTGCTGCTGCGCCCGGTGCTGGTGGGGCTGCACAACCTGCTGGTCAACCAGGCCATCGTGCCGGGGCTGAGCAACCGCTCGCGCTGGCTGATGCACAACTACGTGGTGCGGCAAAGCCTGAGCTTCTTCCAGAACGATTTCGCCGGCAGCATGGCCAACCGGGTGATGCAGACCGGGACCTCGCTGCGCGAATCGGCCGTGCAGATGGTCGATTCGCTCTGGTACATCGTGGTCTACACCGGCACCGCGCTGTACCTGTTCGCGCAGGCCGACTGGCGGTTGATGATTCCGCTGGTGCTGTGGATGGCCGCCTACGTGGTGATCATGTGGTACTTCGTGCCACGTGCGAAGGAACGTGCCTGGATCGCCTCCGAAGCGCGCTCCAAGGCGATGGGCCGGATCGTGGACGGCTACACCAACATTCCCACGTTGAAGCTGTTCGCCCACGGCGGGCGCGAGCAGGCCTATGTGGCCGAGGCGATCGACGAGCTGGCGGCCAAGCACCGCCGGCAGACCCGGGTGACCACCGGCATGGACCTGACCATCGCCATCGTCAACGGCTTCCTGATCGCCGGCACCTGCGGCCTGGCGCTGTGGCTGTGGAACGGCGGGCACATCAGCGTGGGCGCCATCACCCTGGCCACGGGGCTGGTGATCCGCATCCACAACATGTCCGGCTGGATCATGTGGACCATCAACGGGATCTTCGAGGACATCGGCACGGTGCAGGACGGCATCACCACCATTTCCCAGCCGTTGACCGTGCAGGATCGCGAGGATGCGACCGCGCTGCAGGTGACGCAGGGCGGGGTGCATTTCGACCACATCCACTTCCACTACGGCAAGACCGGCGGGGTGATCGCCGGGCTCAACCTGGACGTGAAGCCGGGCGAGAAGATCGGCCTGGTCGGGCCGTCGGGTGCGGGCAAGTCCACGTTGGTGAACGTGCTGCTGCGTCTGTACGACCTGGAAAGCGGGCAGATCCGCATCGACGGCCAGGACATCGCCAGCGTCACCCAGGAAAGCCTGCGCCGGCAGATCGGCGTGGTGACCCAGGACACCTCGCTGCTGCATCGCTCGATCCGCGACAACCTGCTGTACGGCCGCCCCGACGCCACCGACGCGCAGTTGCGCGCGGCCGTGGCCAAGGCGCGCGCGGAAGCCTTCATCGACACCCTGCGTGATGGCGAAGGCCGCCAAGGCTACGATGCGCACGTGGGCGAGCGCGGGGTGAAGTTGTCGGGCGGCCAGCGCCAGCGCATCGCCATTGCGCGGGTGCTGCTCAAGGACGCACCGATCCTGGTGCTGGACGAAGCGACCTCGGCGCTGGACTCGGAAGTGGAAGCGGCCATCCAGGACAATCTGGACGAGCTGATGGCCGGCAAGACGGTGATTGCCATCGCGCACCGGCTGTCCACCATCGCGCGCATGGATCGGCTGGTGGTGATGGACCAGGGGCGGATCGTGGAAACCGGCACCCATGCCGAGCTGATCGCTGCCGGCGGGTTGTACGCCCGGTTGTGGGCGCGGCAGACCGGCGGCTTCGTCGCCGCCGACGCGTGA
- a CDS encoding DUF885 domain-containing protein: MRQHLLALALIAALGGCQQADAPTAASGTPAAAAPAGDAAVDAAFADLSKRALDTWMQLSPISATQIGDHRYDAEIDDLSAAGQQKMLTAYKGLVADLDRIDVSKLSRENQVDAAILRNQLQSEIWSAEVLQSSKWDPQIYNGVAGSAIYGLMAREFAPLPERLKSATARMEKLPQIFAQARENLDPARVPKIHAETVAKQNRGILSIVDTFITPHIGELPAEDGKRLQAAIDGLKKAVEEQQTWLDKTLVPNAKGDFRIGAELYDQKLKFALNSSLSRAEIGERARAELKRVRQDMYGIAQTVLKDKPGAPALPANPSDEQQQAAIEAALELAYADKPARDKVVDDAKAALAQSTEFVRKHDLMTLPDSPVDIILMPEFQRGVAVAYCDSPGPLDKNLKTFYAVSPIPDDWTDKQVDSFLREYNSRMIHLLSIHEGTPGHYLEGWHSGKFPSTLRAVLRSGLFAEGWAVYTERMMQEQGYLDNDPLFHLVQLKFYLRTISNAILDQGVHVDNWTREQAMHLMTHDAFQQESEASGKWVRAQLTSAQLPTYFVGAQEHFDTRKAVQDKQGAKFNLKAYHDQMLSYGAPPVRFARQLMLDQPIE; the protein is encoded by the coding sequence ATGCGCCAGCATCTTCTCGCCCTCGCCCTGATCGCCGCCCTCGGCGGCTGCCAGCAGGCCGACGCCCCGACCGCCGCCTCCGGCACGCCGGCCGCCGCTGCCCCCGCCGGCGATGCCGCCGTGGACGCCGCCTTCGCCGACCTGTCCAAGCGCGCGCTGGATACCTGGATGCAGCTGTCGCCGATCAGCGCCACCCAGATCGGCGACCACCGCTACGATGCGGAGATCGACGACCTCAGCGCCGCCGGCCAGCAGAAGATGTTGACGGCCTACAAGGGCCTTGTCGCCGACCTGGACCGCATCGACGTCAGCAAGCTCTCGCGCGAGAACCAGGTGGACGCGGCGATCCTGCGCAACCAGCTGCAGTCGGAAATCTGGAGCGCCGAGGTGCTGCAGTCGTCCAAGTGGGATCCGCAGATCTACAACGGCGTTGCCGGCAGCGCGATCTACGGCCTGATGGCACGCGAGTTCGCACCGCTGCCCGAGCGCCTGAAGTCGGCCACCGCGCGCATGGAGAAGCTGCCGCAGATCTTCGCCCAGGCCCGCGAGAACCTGGACCCGGCCCGCGTGCCGAAGATCCATGCCGAGACCGTGGCCAAGCAGAACCGCGGCATCCTGAGCATCGTCGATACCTTCATCACCCCGCATATCGGCGAGCTGCCGGCCGAAGACGGCAAGCGCCTGCAGGCCGCCATCGATGGCCTGAAAAAGGCCGTCGAAGAGCAGCAGACCTGGCTGGACAAGACCCTGGTGCCCAACGCCAAGGGCGACTTCCGCATCGGTGCGGAGCTGTACGACCAGAAGCTGAAGTTTGCCTTGAACTCCTCGCTGTCGCGCGCCGAAATCGGCGAGCGTGCACGCGCCGAACTCAAGCGCGTGCGCCAGGACATGTACGGTATCGCGCAGACCGTGCTCAAGGACAAGCCCGGTGCCCCGGCACTGCCGGCCAACCCGAGCGACGAACAGCAGCAGGCGGCGATCGAAGCGGCGCTGGAGCTGGCCTACGCCGACAAGCCGGCCCGCGACAAGGTGGTCGACGATGCCAAGGCCGCGCTGGCGCAGTCCACCGAGTTCGTGCGCAAGCATGACCTGATGACCCTGCCCGATTCGCCGGTGGACATTATCCTGATGCCCGAATTCCAGCGCGGCGTGGCCGTGGCCTACTGCGATTCGCCGGGCCCGCTGGACAAGAACCTGAAGACCTTCTACGCGGTCTCGCCGATCCCCGACGACTGGACCGACAAGCAGGTCGACTCGTTCCTGCGCGAATACAACAGCCGCATGATCCACCTGCTGAGCATCCATGAAGGCACGCCGGGCCATTACCTGGAAGGCTGGCATTCGGGCAAGTTCCCGTCGACGCTGCGCGCGGTGCTGCGTTCGGGCCTGTTCGCCGAAGGCTGGGCGGTGTACACCGAGCGGATGATGCAGGAGCAGGGCTACCTGGACAACGATCCGCTGTTCCACCTGGTGCAGCTGAAGTTCTACCTGCGCACCATTTCCAACGCGATCCTGGACCAGGGCGTGCACGTGGACAACTGGACGCGTGAGCAGGCGATGCACCTGATGACCCACGACGCCTTCCAGCAGGAAAGCGAAGCGTCGGGCAAGTGGGTGCGCGCGCAGCTGACCTCTGCCCAGCTGCCGACCTACTTCGTCGGTGCGCAGGAACACTTCGACACCCGCAAGGCCGTGCAGGACAAGCAGGGCGCGAAGTTCAACCTGAAGGCCTACCACGACCAGATGCTGTCCTACGGCGCTCCGCCGGTGCGCTTCGCGCGCCAGCTGATGCTGGATCAGCCGATCGAGTAA
- a CDS encoding GFA family protein, which yields MQYEGSCHCGQIAFVVEAAEPITDALDCNCSLCRRRGGLLWFGPREALRLTTDPADVATYQFNQHHLEHHHCRTCGIAPFSEGVDPRSGSRMVAVNVRCLPGVDLDGLTINRYDGAGK from the coding sequence ATGCAGTACGAAGGGAGCTGCCATTGCGGGCAGATCGCGTTCGTGGTCGAGGCGGCCGAGCCGATCACCGATGCCCTGGACTGCAACTGTTCGCTGTGCCGTCGCCGTGGTGGCCTGCTCTGGTTCGGTCCGCGCGAGGCGCTGCGGCTGACGACCGATCCGGCCGACGTGGCCACCTACCAGTTCAACCAGCACCACCTGGAACACCACCATTGCCGCACCTGTGGCATCGCCCCGTTCAGCGAGGGCGTGGACCCCCGCAGTGGCAGCAGGATGGTGGCGGTCAACGTGCGGTGCCTGCCCGGGGTGGACCTGGACGGGCTCACGATCAATCGCTACGACGGAGCAGGCAAATAA
- a CDS encoding DUF4349 domain-containing protein, with protein sequence MKGTLWHRKGAWAGMLVLGLAGCAARNHGEAADAAGSAGALASPEGAMLAYEHDLDITLDAAGIAPRVKQIAEACQSARFGDCAVLQVGQQGGEYPSGSVKVRIAPKGVEPLIGLAGQGGEVASRNTHAEDLAQQVADTALTKARLQKEHERLLAYQDSKDIKLADLLTITQRLSEIEAGVEQANKDAAQQHRRIDTQLVTMQFHTPSGQRSRSEIGQALSESGAVLTTSVAFLIRALSALLPWAVVAWVFAWIGSMLWRRRKRRLAARAG encoded by the coding sequence ATGAAAGGGACGCTGTGGCACCGCAAGGGTGCGTGGGCAGGGATGCTGGTGCTTGGGCTGGCCGGGTGTGCGGCCCGGAATCACGGCGAAGCGGCAGACGCTGCGGGCAGCGCCGGTGCACTGGCCTCGCCGGAAGGCGCCATGTTGGCCTACGAGCACGATCTGGACATCACCTTGGACGCCGCCGGCATCGCACCGCGCGTGAAGCAGATCGCCGAGGCGTGCCAGTCCGCGCGCTTCGGTGACTGCGCGGTGCTGCAGGTGGGCCAGCAGGGCGGCGAATACCCCAGCGGGTCGGTCAAGGTACGGATCGCGCCCAAGGGCGTTGAGCCGCTGATCGGCTTGGCCGGGCAGGGCGGTGAGGTGGCCTCGCGCAACACCCACGCCGAAGACCTCGCCCAGCAGGTGGCCGATACCGCGCTGACCAAGGCGCGCCTGCAGAAGGAACACGAGCGGCTGCTGGCCTACCAGGACAGCAAGGACATCAAGCTGGCCGACCTGCTCACCATCACCCAGCGCCTGTCGGAAATCGAGGCCGGGGTGGAGCAGGCCAACAAGGACGCGGCGCAGCAGCACCGCCGCATCGACACCCAGTTGGTGACGATGCAGTTCCATACGCCGTCGGGGCAGCGCAGCCGCAGCGAGATCGGCCAAGCGCTGAGCGAGTCCGGCGCCGTGCTGACTACCAGCGTGGCCTTCCTCATCCGTGCGCTGTCGGCACTGCTGCCGTGGGCGGTGGTGGCCTGGGTGTTCGCCTGGATCGGCAGCATGCTGTGGCGCCGCCGCAAGCGCCGCCTGGCCGCACGGGCCGGCTGA
- a CDS encoding LysR substrate-binding domain-containing protein, translated as MILRPALLPALGVFAVAARHQNFAHAAEELHLTASAVSHHVRKLEVLLGTVLFQRHARGVRLTAEGRQLADAAAAALSDLNAVAGNLHPQADIVPLRVTTIRSLSYCWLVPRLARFTAQYPQVRIELQTSTELVRFDEAGPELGIRYGLGQWPGLRAHHLMDDALCPVASPALAGVAALREPAQIAALPLISDMSPQGWRDWFRAAGVRGLELPSVHSFSDSTDAMRAAVYGIGAVLARKHIAQPYLQRYELVRLPGPALKARYAYYVVHAEHRPLSPTAVAFMDWLKREALDERTPIPALPDELLGRP; from the coding sequence ATGATCCTGCGCCCCGCCCTGCTGCCCGCGCTGGGGGTGTTCGCGGTTGCCGCGCGCCACCAGAATTTCGCCCATGCCGCCGAGGAGCTGCACCTCACCGCCAGTGCGGTCAGCCACCATGTGCGCAAGCTGGAAGTGCTGCTGGGCACGGTGCTGTTCCAGCGCCACGCGCGTGGGGTGCGGTTGACCGCCGAGGGGCGCCAGCTGGCCGACGCCGCGGCGGCGGCATTGAGCGATCTCAACGCGGTGGCCGGCAACCTGCACCCCCAGGCCGACATCGTGCCGCTGCGGGTGACCACCATCCGTTCGCTGTCGTACTGCTGGCTGGTGCCCCGGTTGGCCCGCTTCACCGCCCAGTACCCGCAGGTGCGCATCGAACTGCAGACCAGTACCGAGCTGGTGCGTTTCGACGAGGCCGGACCGGAACTGGGCATCCGCTATGGGCTGGGCCAATGGCCTGGCCTGCGCGCACATCACCTGATGGACGACGCGCTGTGCCCTGTCGCGTCGCCCGCGCTGGCCGGCGTGGCGGCCCTGCGCGAACCGGCGCAGATCGCGGCGTTGCCCCTGATCAGCGACATGTCACCGCAGGGCTGGCGCGACTGGTTCCGCGCCGCCGGGGTGCGCGGTCTGGAACTGCCGTCGGTGCATTCCTTCAGCGACAGCACCGACGCGATGCGCGCGGCGGTATATGGCATCGGCGCGGTGCTGGCACGCAAGCACATCGCCCAGCCGTATCTGCAACGCTATGAACTGGTACGCCTGCCCGGCCCGGCACTGAAGGCGCGCTATGCCTATTACGTGGTGCACGCCGAGCACCGTCCGCTCAGCCCTACCGCCGTGGCGTTCATGGACTGGCTCAAACGCGAAGCGCTGGATGAGCGCACGCCGATCCCGGCGCTGCCCGACGAGCTGCTGGGCCGCCCCTGA
- a CDS encoding DMT family transporter, translated as MSGAPLASAVVERDWRTPLELTVLGAIWGCSFLFMRVAVPSFGPYALVEVRLLLGALVLLPFLWQARAQFPARRWLWLAPIGVINSAIPFVLFAWAAQRAPAAIGAICNAMTVLFAALIAFLFFGEKIGMRRASALLVGFAGVVVLATAKVSGLSIGAAVIAGALAALLYGLGVNLVKRHMTGLPPAASAGATLGCAAIALLPMALTHWPTGPIPTVSWACAIALGVVCTGLAFLMFYRLIARIGPARASTVTYLVPMFGALFAWLFLGEAVTCAMVVAGALILGSVAASQKR; from the coding sequence ATGAGCGGCGCACCGCTGGCCAGTGCGGTGGTCGAACGCGACTGGCGCACCCCGCTTGAACTCACCGTGCTGGGCGCGATCTGGGGCTGCTCGTTCCTGTTCATGCGCGTGGCGGTGCCCAGCTTCGGTCCGTACGCGCTGGTGGAAGTACGCCTGCTGCTGGGCGCGTTGGTGCTGCTGCCGTTCCTGTGGCAGGCCCGCGCGCAGTTCCCGGCGCGGCGCTGGCTGTGGCTGGCGCCCATCGGCGTGATCAACTCCGCGATCCCGTTCGTGCTGTTCGCCTGGGCCGCGCAACGTGCCCCGGCGGCGATCGGTGCGATCTGCAACGCCATGACCGTGCTGTTCGCCGCGCTGATTGCCTTCCTGTTCTTCGGCGAGAAGATCGGCATGCGCCGCGCCAGCGCGCTGCTGGTCGGCTTCGCTGGCGTGGTGGTGCTGGCCACCGCCAAGGTGTCGGGGCTGAGCATCGGCGCGGCGGTCATCGCCGGCGCATTGGCCGCGCTGCTGTACGGTCTGGGGGTGAACCTGGTGAAGCGGCACATGACCGGCTTGCCGCCCGCCGCCTCGGCCGGTGCCACGCTCGGGTGCGCCGCCATCGCGCTGCTGCCGATGGCGCTTACCCACTGGCCCACCGGCCCGATCCCGACCGTGTCCTGGGCCTGCGCCATTGCCCTGGGCGTGGTCTGCACCGGCCTGGCGTTCCTGATGTTCTACCGCCTCATCGCCCGCATCGGCCCGGCCCGCGCCTCCACCGTCACCTACCTGGTCCCGATGTTCGGCGCGCTGTTTGCGTGGTTGTTCCTGGGGGAAGCGGTGACCTGCGCGATGGTGGTCGCCGGTGCGTTGATCCTGGGCAGCGTCGCAGCGTCTCAGAAGCGGTAG
- a CDS encoding peptidylprolyl isomerase — MPQHRRVALTALALACLLPAVASAATPYRSPQQILDASPASDWRTPDPANVLYMNLPAGRVTIELAPAFAPQHVANIQTLAHEHFWDGESIYRAQDNFVVQFGDADADDAAKAKPLGSAKRKLPAEFQRDSKGLKVSVLPDRDGWADQTGFVDGFPVGQDRQDGKTWLAHCYGTLGAGRSNEEDSSIGAELYVVTGQSPRQLDRNITVVGRVLQGMELLSALPRGPAPMGFYADAAQRTAIQSIQRASDVPAAQRPKLEVLRTESKTFADVVEARRNRVDDFYKRPAGHIDLCNIAVPVR, encoded by the coding sequence ATGCCACAGCATCGCCGCGTTGCCCTGACCGCCCTCGCCCTCGCCTGCCTGCTGCCCGCAGTGGCCAGCGCGGCCACGCCCTACCGCAGCCCGCAGCAGATCCTGGACGCCTCCCCGGCCAGCGATTGGCGCACGCCGGACCCGGCCAACGTGCTGTACATGAACCTGCCGGCCGGGCGCGTCACGATCGAGCTCGCCCCGGCGTTCGCGCCCCAGCACGTGGCCAACATCCAGACGCTGGCGCACGAACATTTCTGGGATGGCGAGAGCATCTACCGGGCCCAGGACAATTTCGTGGTGCAGTTCGGCGACGCCGATGCCGACGATGCGGCCAAGGCCAAGCCGCTGGGCAGTGCCAAGCGCAAGCTCCCGGCCGAGTTCCAGCGCGACAGTAAGGGGTTGAAGGTGAGCGTGCTGCCCGACCGGGACGGCTGGGCCGACCAGACCGGCTTCGTCGATGGTTTCCCGGTGGGCCAGGACCGGCAGGACGGGAAGACCTGGCTGGCGCACTGCTACGGCACGCTGGGTGCCGGCCGCAGCAACGAGGAAGACAGCAGCATCGGGGCGGAGCTGTACGTGGTGACGGGGCAGTCGCCGCGGCAGCTGGACCGCAACATCACGGTAGTGGGGCGGGTGCTGCAGGGCATGGAGCTGCTGAGTGCGCTGCCGCGTGGTCCGGCGCCGATGGGCTTCTATGCCGACGCCGCGCAGCGCACGGCGATCCAGTCGATCCAGCGCGCCAGCGACGTGCCGGCGGCGCAGCGTCCGAAGCTGGAGGTGCTGCGCACCGAGTCGAAGACGTTCGCCGATGTGGTGGAGGCACGGCGCAACCGGGTCGATGATTTCTACAAGCGCCCGGCGGGGCACATCGACCTGTGCAACATCGCGGTGCCGGTGCGGTAA
- a CDS encoding HEAT repeat domain-containing protein — translation MVMSHLEAPEAALRVMIDPILKGGVDEGVDRVCWLQALPPRGLFDLDERRRSWWAPNDDGLLACLQACPDAPVEVQAVALFLAGSDGNGHTREAALRKMRSVPGHLTLSCALLRCNDWVVEVRVVAQEVVMTLLGKCSVQHVLAAWPIAVRLRDAQRVQRDWLEGTLFAWLSSPSAQVVLEGLLGHTDARTRLAAYAIALQIHPDQAELRAHALLDSDPHVSHLALDHLLEHGEPAQVEAQCVLALSAPSSRVRGAALRALVQREAPGLDVYIDAAAFDRSRSVRRLAAWLLQQRQATPAIQLWRDELKHRTRGRWREALEALGDHAEAGDVHGLRTLLPQVSARHQRNCLRGWLRAEGGASLAFLRVALEAPGRTVNQLLAGATALWATELDPARLLAFCHDGPSPVAQSGLLGQLPMLPLWQHLDLLLDAVPQRPDERAWHLQLVENWLRVSRRYSPLGVARRQALVSRLEEGRHALADPAAAQVLAAIRQA, via the coding sequence ATGGTGATGTCGCACCTAGAAGCGCCCGAAGCCGCACTGCGCGTGATGATCGACCCGATCCTGAAGGGGGGCGTCGATGAAGGTGTGGACCGCGTGTGCTGGCTGCAGGCGTTGCCGCCACGGGGTCTGTTCGATCTTGATGAGCGTCGACGCAGTTGGTGGGCCCCCAACGATGATGGACTGCTCGCTTGCCTGCAGGCTTGTCCGGATGCCCCGGTTGAAGTACAGGCAGTGGCACTGTTCCTGGCGGGCTCCGATGGCAATGGTCACACGCGCGAGGCTGCGCTCCGGAAGATGCGTTCGGTGCCCGGCCACCTGACCCTGTCCTGTGCCTTGCTCCGCTGCAATGACTGGGTGGTCGAGGTGCGTGTCGTGGCACAGGAGGTGGTGATGACTCTCCTCGGGAAGTGCTCGGTGCAGCACGTGCTGGCGGCCTGGCCGATTGCAGTCCGCTTGCGGGATGCGCAGCGCGTGCAGCGGGACTGGCTTGAGGGAACCCTGTTCGCCTGGCTGTCATCGCCCTCTGCTCAGGTCGTACTGGAAGGGCTCTTGGGCCATACCGATGCACGAACCCGGCTGGCGGCCTACGCCATCGCTCTGCAGATCCATCCGGACCAGGCGGAACTGCGCGCACACGCGCTGCTGGACAGTGATCCACATGTCTCGCATCTGGCGCTTGACCATCTTCTGGAACACGGCGAGCCCGCACAGGTCGAAGCGCAATGCGTCCTCGCATTGTCCGCCCCCTCGAGCAGGGTACGTGGCGCGGCACTGCGTGCGCTGGTCCAACGCGAAGCGCCTGGCCTCGACGTGTACATCGACGCTGCTGCGTTCGACCGTTCGCGCAGCGTGCGCAGGTTGGCGGCGTGGTTGCTTCAACAGCGTCAGGCTACCCCTGCAATCCAATTGTGGCGCGACGAGCTCAAGCACCGTACACGCGGGCGCTGGCGCGAGGCATTGGAGGCTCTTGGCGATCATGCCGAGGCTGGCGATGTGCATGGATTGCGCACCCTGCTGCCCCAAGTATCGGCGCGTCATCAACGCAACTGTCTGCGCGGCTGGCTACGGGCCGAGGGTGGCGCCAGTCTGGCGTTCTTGCGTGTGGCGCTGGAAGCGCCAGGACGGACCGTGAACCAGCTGTTGGCGGGCGCGACAGCACTGTGGGCCACCGAACTGGATCCGGCGCGGCTCCTGGCGTTCTGTCACGACGGTCCGTCGCCCGTGGCGCAGTCTGGCCTGCTCGGACAGTTGCCGATGCTGCCCTTGTGGCAGCACCTCGATCTGCTGCTGGACGCAGTACCGCAGCGCCCCGATGAGCGTGCCTGGCACCTGCAACTGGTGGAAAACTGGCTTCGGGTGAGTCGGCGCTACTCGCCGTTGGGGGTCGCCCGTCGGCAGGCGTTGGTCAGCCGCCTTGAAGAGGGCAGGCACGCCCTGGCGGATCCGGCCGCTGCGCAGGTGCTCGCTGCAATACGACAGGCTTGA
- a CDS encoding PadR family transcriptional regulator, whose protein sequence is MSDYDAHLKKFQKELSAGTVSLALLAVLAKAGEPLYGYLIAKELERVGEGVLSGKQSALYPVLRNLEGAGLLESHVEPSMAGPPRRYYRINDTGREVLRQWIAAWRATRDSVDSVLKGVSE, encoded by the coding sequence ATGAGCGACTACGACGCCCACCTGAAGAAGTTCCAGAAAGAGCTCAGCGCCGGCACGGTCTCGCTGGCCCTGCTGGCGGTGCTGGCCAAGGCCGGCGAGCCGCTGTACGGCTACCTGATCGCCAAGGAGCTGGAGCGGGTCGGCGAAGGCGTGCTGAGCGGCAAGCAGAGCGCGCTGTACCCGGTGCTGCGCAACCTGGAAGGGGCCGGGTTGCTGGAAAGCCATGTTGAACCGTCGATGGCCGGTCCGCCGCGACGCTACTACCGCATCAATGACACGGGCCGTGAGGTGCTCCGGCAATGGATCGCCGCGTGGCGCGCTACCCGTGATTCCGTCGATTCCGTCCTGAAAGGGGTAAGTGAATGA
- a CDS encoding sensor domain-containing protein, whose protein sequence is MNIASVAGRALPTTIPEYLAQLRAALHDADPAMVQDALYDAEEYLRSELAAQPGRSEAEVIADVASSYGAPEEVADIYRETEITVNRALRTPSAGAAPLRRPVVAAGTAGGAAAASIGTPPPATPKPRSALVRFFGVALEARTYGALFYMLLSLATGTFFFTWVVTGLSLSLGLMVLIIGIPITVLFFGSVRGLSLLEGRLVEALLGERMPRRPTYSDRSRSWLQRVGDMFTDGRTWLTLLYFVLMLPLGVVYFTIAVTLLSISLTFIWAPVAALFTGEIPGIYIEGEQMLSMWATPLLAVAGVLLLFATLHLARGIGHLHGMMAKHLLVRL, encoded by the coding sequence ATGAACATCGCGTCCGTGGCCGGTCGGGCCTTGCCGACCACCATTCCCGAGTACCTGGCGCAGCTGCGCGCCGCCCTGCACGACGCCGATCCGGCGATGGTGCAGGACGCGCTGTACGACGCCGAGGAGTACCTGCGCTCCGAACTGGCGGCCCAGCCCGGCCGCAGCGAGGCCGAGGTGATCGCCGACGTCGCCAGCAGCTACGGCGCGCCGGAAGAAGTGGCCGATATCTACCGCGAAACCGAAATCACGGTGAACCGCGCGCTGCGTACGCCCAGCGCGGGGGCAGCGCCGCTGCGCCGGCCCGTGGTGGCCGCTGGCACGGCGGGTGGGGCGGCCGCGGCAAGCATCGGCACCCCGCCGCCGGCCACGCCAAAGCCGCGTTCGGCGCTGGTCCGGTTCTTCGGCGTGGCGCTGGAAGCCCGCACCTACGGGGCGCTGTTCTACATGCTGCTGTCGCTGGCCACCGGCACGTTCTTCTTCACCTGGGTGGTAACCGGGCTGTCGCTGTCGCTGGGGTTGATGGTGCTGATCATCGGTATCCCGATCACCGTGCTGTTCTTCGGGTCGGTCCGCGGTCTGTCGCTGCTGGAAGGGCGGCTGGTGGAAGCGCTGCTGGGCGAACGCATGCCGCGCCGGCCGACCTATTCCGACCGCAGCCGCAGCTGGCTGCAGCGGGTGGGCGACATGTTCACCGATGGCCGCACCTGGCTGACGCTGCTGTATTTCGTGCTGATGCTGCCGCTGGGCGTTGTGTACTTCACTATCGCGGTGACCCTGCTCTCGATCTCGCTGACCTTCATCTGGGCGCCGGTGGCGGCCTTGTTCACCGGCGAGATCCCGGGCATCTACATCGAAGGCGAGCAGATGCTGTCGATGTGGGCCACGCCGCTGCTGGCGGTGGCCGGGGTGCTGCTGCTGTTCGCCACCCTGCACCTGGCACGCGGCATCGGCCACCTGCACGGGATGATGGCCAAGCACCTGCTGGTGCGGCTGTAG